One Tachysurus vachellii isolate PV-2020 chromosome 8, HZAU_Pvac_v1, whole genome shotgun sequence genomic window carries:
- the cenpj gene encoding centromere protein J isoform X1 has product MTSPDGPQSHLLFRWMASSSQAAGLYVNVSPGEIGSVRSSCTDVSLEDSFSGQFAPLPMSRSSSCTDVDSICPSQSSRSQVSTHTSSEVDMTHPAAGKNQELMHRLQELKLLQQCMQEQLKAHQEEQLQKLQNEQSRLSRMMQTASAYENLKQPWIKSTEQPGSKSSHTTPRDSSVQLVHQQAKEVERTPEPFVTRTEPSSEHHSDEDYDRNEECLHFGDRSTCQKDGETEPHDRPIRSGGSAKTFEEMLEEQLGLENEKLSKNSGAPTDAAKVKRPFLRRGEGLSRFTRGKPANPNPFRNRTTSSDTKPTPGIVPSAISGPTVGSHQSSEPKRTSTKTISTTNVVTQRKTAVLNKNNFPPRTSVQVTKALAKAHGHGGHQKVRVEGQNESSGPVQLQSKTNNKPEGQKVLSDIVVDISKGPSRQFQRMDELNTRIAENSFEVWLKERGEHWEKDQHREHVELGEFELLERAADEFSFSSNSSFVNTLLRRDGRRLSSTPVKSPPKSSFPDSRLDDRTDLNEAHSPPVPSADSAAVIEEASARTDEVTSECSGDEQTEESDSSACDNTVFHQPEPFSLQVSAPPYDKRSYQDRDGAESPDADEESYRDSTLADGGGHVEFDDDDTWHEPENSVSSPEKMDDQPDRVLKRKIAISKGAERDRCSNSPVDREPGPPPTCQLVAKLFPALKPKPCPPPPPEVPDSDVHSEQGAGDKNSRSSLLRERLVELETEIERFKKENAALSRLKQENQEIRDNLRKEKADFQQNMAEELDKWEAFKCEESRKLQREKKLFEKHAAAARARPDKRERDEIQSLKQQLNVLQEDLRKREARWTGTQNRLRQQIDSLSAENATLRDQVRTLEKLRLSTWKNAESDREKERGRSGASSNIRTTKSKSPSNGVKSSPESLSKKMESLGVQNPSKNPAKSSGTTSSTACQKEPSFPVTSPLHVIESEEAERPRDVTGKCELEQEESTDGKIEKTCPDGGRLTIFPNGTRKQVSADGLSVTITFFNGDIKQMMPDQRVIYYYAEAQTTHTTYPDGLEVLQFPNNQIEKHFTDGHKEITFPDQTVKNLYPDGREESVLLDGTIIQQNPDGTKEIQFNTGQRELHTAQFKRREYPDGTVKTVYSDGRQETRYPNGRVRLKNPEGHVVMDT; this is encoded by the exons ATGACGTCTCCAGATGGACCACAGTCTCACCTCCTGTTCCGCTGGATGGCGAGCAGCTCTCAGGCCGCCGGATTGTATGTAAACGTCTCTCCAGGAGAAATAGGTTCTGTCAGGAGCAGCTGTACGGATGTGTCCTTAGAGGACTCGTTCAGCGGACAGTTCGCCCCCTTACCCATGTCCAGAAGCAGTAGCTGCACGGATGTGGACTCCATCTGTCCTTCACAGTCCAGCAGGTCCCAGGTctccacacacaccagcagtgaAGTGGACATGACTCACCCTGCTGCAGGAAAGAACCAGGAACTCATGCACAGGCTTCAAGAA CTGAAGCTGCTGCAGCAGTGCATGCAAGAACAACTAAAAGCCCACCAAGAGGAGCAGCTACAAAAACTGCAGAACGAACAATCAAGGCTCTCGAGGATGATGCAGACCGCCTCAG CGTATGAAAATCTAAAACAGCCTTGGATCAAAAGCACAGAGCAGCCAGGATCAAAGTcttcacacacaacacccaGAGATTCATCAGTTCAGCTTGTACACCAGCAGGCCAAAGAAGTGGAAAGGACACCGG AACCGTTTGTTACACGAACAGAGCCGAGTTCTGAACATCACAGCGACGAAGATTACGATCGTAACGAAGAATGTCTGCATTTTGGCGACAGAAGCACGTGCCAAAAAGACGGCGAAACGGAGCCACACGACAG GCCGATCAGGTCGGGTGGCAGCGCGAAGACGTTCGAAGAGATGCTGGAAGAGCAGCTGGGGCTGGAGAACGAGAAGCTAAGCAAGAATTCG GGAGCTCCGACCGATGCGGCAAAGGTGAAGAGGCCGTTTCTGAGGCGAGGTGAAGGCTTGTCCAGGTTCACTAGAGGCAAACccgctaaccctaacccattcAGGAACAGGACGACTAGTTCAGACACCAAACCCACACCAGGCATCGTTCCCTCAGCCATTTCAGGCCCGACCGTAGGATCCCACCAGAGCTCAGAGCCGAAACGGACTTCTACAAAAACTATAAGTACGACAAATGTCGTAACCCAGCGTAAGACTGCTGTACTGAACAAAAACAACTTTCCACCGAGGACTTCAGTACAAGTAACAAAGGCTTTGGCTAAAGCTCATGGTCACGGGGGCCATCAGAAAGTCAGAGTAGAAGGCCAGAACGAGAGCTCTGGACCTGTCCAACTCCAAAGTAAGACTAATAATAAGCCTGAAGGTCAGAAGGTCCTCTCGGATATCGTGGTCGATATCAGTAAAGGACCATCAAGGCAGTTTCAGAGAATGGATGAGCTAAATACTCGTATCGCAGAGAATTCGTTCGAGGTGTGGCTGAAAGAGCGTGGTGAACACTGGGAAAAAGATCAGCACCGTGAACATGTGGAGCTCGGTGAGTTTGAGCTGCTTGAGCGAGCAGCCGACGAGTTCTCTTTTTCCAGTAATTCGTCTTTCGTCAACACACTTTTGCGGCGGGACGGTAGACGCCTTTCCTCCACTCCTGTCAAATCACCACCAAAATCCTCGTTTCCTGACTCTCGTCTCGACGACCGTACCGACCTTAACGAGGCTCACAGTCCACCGGTACCTTCTGCGGACAGCGCGGCCGTGATAGAAGAAGCAAGCGCGCGAACGGACGAAGTGACGTCCGAGTGTTCCGGAGACGAACAAACGGAAGAGTCCGATTCCTCAGCGTGCGACAACACGGTTTTTCACCAGCCAGAACCTTTCAGCCTCCAGGTTTCAGCTCCACCCTACGATAAGCGATCTTATCAAGACAGAGACGGTGCTGAAAGTCCAGATGCAGACGAGGAGAGCTACAGAGACTCGACTCTTGCGGACGGCGGAGGTCATGTCGAGTTCGATGACGACGACACGTGGCACGAGCCAGAGAACTCCGTGAGCAGTCCTGAAAAGATGGACGATCAGCCGGATCGGGTACTGAAGAGGAAGATCGCCATTTCAAAGGGAGCCGAGCGTGATCGTTGTTCTAACAGCCCAGTAGACCGTGAGCCAGGGCCACCACCAACATGCCAGTTGGTAGCAAAGCTGTTTCCAGCTCTGAAGCCAAAACcgtgtcctcctcctcctccagaaGTGCCAGATTCAGACGTCCATAGCGAACAAGGAGCAGGTGACAAAAACA GCAGATCATCTTTACTCCGTGAGCGCTTGGTGGAACTGGAGACCGAGATCGAGCGCTTCAAGAAAGAAAACGCTGCACTGAGCCGACTCAAGCAGGAAAACCAGGAGATTCGGGATAATCTGAG GAAGGAGAAAGCAGACTTTCAacaaaacatggcagaagaacTCGACAAATGGGAGGCGTTTAAGTGCGAGGAAAGCCGGAAGCTCCAACGTGAGAAGAAGTTGTTTGAGAAACACGCAGCAGCTGCAAGGGCAAGACCTGACAAACGGGAACGAGACGAGATACAG tctcTGAAACAGCAGCTAAACGTTCTGCAGGAGGATTTAAGAAAGCGAGAGGCTCGTTGGACCGGCACTCAGAACCGCCTCAGGCAGCAGATAGACTCCCTCAGTGCAGAGAACGCTACTCTACGAGACCAGGTCCGAACGCTGGAAAAACTTCGCCTCAGCACCTGGAAAAACGCCGAGTCCGAccgggaaaaagagagagggaggtccGGCGCTTCCAGCAACATCAGGACGACAAAATCCAAG AGCCCCTCCAACGGTGTTAAAAGCAGCCCTGAGAGCCTGAGCAAGAAAATGGAAAGTCTAGGGGTTCAGAATCCTTCCAAAAATCCAGCCAAGTCCTCAGGGACCACAAGCTCTACAG CCTGCCAGAAGGAGCCTTCTTTCCCGGTCACGTCTCCACTCCACGTCATAGAATCTGAG GAAGCGGAAAGGCCAAGGGACGTTACAGGGAAATGTGAACTCGAACAGGAAGAGAGTACAGACGGAAAG ATCGAGAAGACGTGTCCCGACGGAGGACGACTTACCATTTTCCCCAACGGCACGAGGAAACAAGTGTCTGCTGACGGGCTGTCGGTCACCATCACTTTTTTTAACGGCGACATAAAGCAGATGATGCCAGATCAAAGAGTG ATCTATTATTATGCAGAAgctcaaaccacacacaccacctacccCGACGGTCTGGAAGTGCTCCAGTTCCCCAACAACCAGATAG AAAAACACTTCACAGACGGTCATAAAGAGATCACGTTTCCCGATCAGACCGTTAAGAACCTCTACCCTGACGGGAGAGAGGAAAGCGTGCTCTTAGACGGCACGATAATACAGCAAAACCC GGACGGCACCAAGGAGATCCAGTTCAACACGGGTCAGAGAGAGCTTCATACGGCACAGTTCAAGAGACGAGAATATCCCGACGGCACGGTTAAAACCGTTTACTCCGACGGACGACAGGAGACTCGCTACCCCAACGGGCGCGTCAGGCTCAAAAACCCCGAAGGACACGTCGTCATGGACACCTAA
- the cenpj gene encoding centromere protein J isoform X2, whose amino-acid sequence MTSPDGPQSHLLFRWMASSSQAAGLYVNVSPGEIGSVRSSCTDVSLEDSFSGQFAPLPMSRSSSCTDVDSICPSQSSRSQVSTHTSSEVDMTHPAAGKNQELMHRLQELKLLQQCMQEQLKAHQEEQLQKLQNEQSRLSRMMQTASAYENLKQPWIKSTEQPGSKSSHTTPRDSSVQLVHQQAKEVERTPEPFVTRTEPSSEHHSDEDYDRNEECLHFGDRSTCQKDGETEPHDRPIRSGGSAKTFEEMLEEQLGLENEKLSKNSGAPTDAAKVKRPFLRRGEGLSRFTRGKPANPNPFRNRTTSSDTKPTPGIVPSAISGPTVGSHQSSEPKRTSTKTISTTNVVTQRKTAVLNKNNFPPRTSVQVTKALAKAHGHGGHQKVRVEGQNESSGPVQLQSKTNNKPEGQKVLSDIVVDISKGPSRQFQRMDELNTRIAENSFEVWLKERGEHWEKDQHREHVELGEFELLERAADEFSFSSNSSFVNTLLRRDGRRLSSTPVKSPPKSSFPDSRLDDRTDLNEAHSPPVPSADSAAVIEEASARTDEVTSECSGDEQTEESDSSACDNTVFHQPEPFSLQVSAPPYDKRSYQDRDGAESPDADEESYRDSTLADGGGHVEFDDDDTWHEPENSVSSPEKMDDQPDRVLKRKIAISKGAERDRCSNSPVDREPGPPPTCQLVAKLFPALKPKPCPPPPPEVPDSDVHSEQGAGRSSLLRERLVELETEIERFKKENAALSRLKQENQEIRDNLRKEKADFQQNMAEELDKWEAFKCEESRKLQREKKLFEKHAAAARARPDKRERDEIQSLKQQLNVLQEDLRKREARWTGTQNRLRQQIDSLSAENATLRDQVRTLEKLRLSTWKNAESDREKERGRSGASSNIRTTKSKSPSNGVKSSPESLSKKMESLGVQNPSKNPAKSSGTTSSTACQKEPSFPVTSPLHVIESEEAERPRDVTGKCELEQEESTDGKIEKTCPDGGRLTIFPNGTRKQVSADGLSVTITFFNGDIKQMMPDQRVIYYYAEAQTTHTTYPDGLEVLQFPNNQIEKHFTDGHKEITFPDQTVKNLYPDGREESVLLDGTIIQQNPDGTKEIQFNTGQRELHTAQFKRREYPDGTVKTVYSDGRQETRYPNGRVRLKNPEGHVVMDT is encoded by the exons ATGACGTCTCCAGATGGACCACAGTCTCACCTCCTGTTCCGCTGGATGGCGAGCAGCTCTCAGGCCGCCGGATTGTATGTAAACGTCTCTCCAGGAGAAATAGGTTCTGTCAGGAGCAGCTGTACGGATGTGTCCTTAGAGGACTCGTTCAGCGGACAGTTCGCCCCCTTACCCATGTCCAGAAGCAGTAGCTGCACGGATGTGGACTCCATCTGTCCTTCACAGTCCAGCAGGTCCCAGGTctccacacacaccagcagtgaAGTGGACATGACTCACCCTGCTGCAGGAAAGAACCAGGAACTCATGCACAGGCTTCAAGAA CTGAAGCTGCTGCAGCAGTGCATGCAAGAACAACTAAAAGCCCACCAAGAGGAGCAGCTACAAAAACTGCAGAACGAACAATCAAGGCTCTCGAGGATGATGCAGACCGCCTCAG CGTATGAAAATCTAAAACAGCCTTGGATCAAAAGCACAGAGCAGCCAGGATCAAAGTcttcacacacaacacccaGAGATTCATCAGTTCAGCTTGTACACCAGCAGGCCAAAGAAGTGGAAAGGACACCGG AACCGTTTGTTACACGAACAGAGCCGAGTTCTGAACATCACAGCGACGAAGATTACGATCGTAACGAAGAATGTCTGCATTTTGGCGACAGAAGCACGTGCCAAAAAGACGGCGAAACGGAGCCACACGACAG GCCGATCAGGTCGGGTGGCAGCGCGAAGACGTTCGAAGAGATGCTGGAAGAGCAGCTGGGGCTGGAGAACGAGAAGCTAAGCAAGAATTCG GGAGCTCCGACCGATGCGGCAAAGGTGAAGAGGCCGTTTCTGAGGCGAGGTGAAGGCTTGTCCAGGTTCACTAGAGGCAAACccgctaaccctaacccattcAGGAACAGGACGACTAGTTCAGACACCAAACCCACACCAGGCATCGTTCCCTCAGCCATTTCAGGCCCGACCGTAGGATCCCACCAGAGCTCAGAGCCGAAACGGACTTCTACAAAAACTATAAGTACGACAAATGTCGTAACCCAGCGTAAGACTGCTGTACTGAACAAAAACAACTTTCCACCGAGGACTTCAGTACAAGTAACAAAGGCTTTGGCTAAAGCTCATGGTCACGGGGGCCATCAGAAAGTCAGAGTAGAAGGCCAGAACGAGAGCTCTGGACCTGTCCAACTCCAAAGTAAGACTAATAATAAGCCTGAAGGTCAGAAGGTCCTCTCGGATATCGTGGTCGATATCAGTAAAGGACCATCAAGGCAGTTTCAGAGAATGGATGAGCTAAATACTCGTATCGCAGAGAATTCGTTCGAGGTGTGGCTGAAAGAGCGTGGTGAACACTGGGAAAAAGATCAGCACCGTGAACATGTGGAGCTCGGTGAGTTTGAGCTGCTTGAGCGAGCAGCCGACGAGTTCTCTTTTTCCAGTAATTCGTCTTTCGTCAACACACTTTTGCGGCGGGACGGTAGACGCCTTTCCTCCACTCCTGTCAAATCACCACCAAAATCCTCGTTTCCTGACTCTCGTCTCGACGACCGTACCGACCTTAACGAGGCTCACAGTCCACCGGTACCTTCTGCGGACAGCGCGGCCGTGATAGAAGAAGCAAGCGCGCGAACGGACGAAGTGACGTCCGAGTGTTCCGGAGACGAACAAACGGAAGAGTCCGATTCCTCAGCGTGCGACAACACGGTTTTTCACCAGCCAGAACCTTTCAGCCTCCAGGTTTCAGCTCCACCCTACGATAAGCGATCTTATCAAGACAGAGACGGTGCTGAAAGTCCAGATGCAGACGAGGAGAGCTACAGAGACTCGACTCTTGCGGACGGCGGAGGTCATGTCGAGTTCGATGACGACGACACGTGGCACGAGCCAGAGAACTCCGTGAGCAGTCCTGAAAAGATGGACGATCAGCCGGATCGGGTACTGAAGAGGAAGATCGCCATTTCAAAGGGAGCCGAGCGTGATCGTTGTTCTAACAGCCCAGTAGACCGTGAGCCAGGGCCACCACCAACATGCCAGTTGGTAGCAAAGCTGTTTCCAGCTCTGAAGCCAAAACcgtgtcctcctcctcctccagaaGTGCCAGATTCAGACGTCCATAGCGAACAAGGAGCAG GCAGATCATCTTTACTCCGTGAGCGCTTGGTGGAACTGGAGACCGAGATCGAGCGCTTCAAGAAAGAAAACGCTGCACTGAGCCGACTCAAGCAGGAAAACCAGGAGATTCGGGATAATCTGAG GAAGGAGAAAGCAGACTTTCAacaaaacatggcagaagaacTCGACAAATGGGAGGCGTTTAAGTGCGAGGAAAGCCGGAAGCTCCAACGTGAGAAGAAGTTGTTTGAGAAACACGCAGCAGCTGCAAGGGCAAGACCTGACAAACGGGAACGAGACGAGATACAG tctcTGAAACAGCAGCTAAACGTTCTGCAGGAGGATTTAAGAAAGCGAGAGGCTCGTTGGACCGGCACTCAGAACCGCCTCAGGCAGCAGATAGACTCCCTCAGTGCAGAGAACGCTACTCTACGAGACCAGGTCCGAACGCTGGAAAAACTTCGCCTCAGCACCTGGAAAAACGCCGAGTCCGAccgggaaaaagagagagggaggtccGGCGCTTCCAGCAACATCAGGACGACAAAATCCAAG AGCCCCTCCAACGGTGTTAAAAGCAGCCCTGAGAGCCTGAGCAAGAAAATGGAAAGTCTAGGGGTTCAGAATCCTTCCAAAAATCCAGCCAAGTCCTCAGGGACCACAAGCTCTACAG CCTGCCAGAAGGAGCCTTCTTTCCCGGTCACGTCTCCACTCCACGTCATAGAATCTGAG GAAGCGGAAAGGCCAAGGGACGTTACAGGGAAATGTGAACTCGAACAGGAAGAGAGTACAGACGGAAAG ATCGAGAAGACGTGTCCCGACGGAGGACGACTTACCATTTTCCCCAACGGCACGAGGAAACAAGTGTCTGCTGACGGGCTGTCGGTCACCATCACTTTTTTTAACGGCGACATAAAGCAGATGATGCCAGATCAAAGAGTG ATCTATTATTATGCAGAAgctcaaaccacacacaccacctacccCGACGGTCTGGAAGTGCTCCAGTTCCCCAACAACCAGATAG AAAAACACTTCACAGACGGTCATAAAGAGATCACGTTTCCCGATCAGACCGTTAAGAACCTCTACCCTGACGGGAGAGAGGAAAGCGTGCTCTTAGACGGCACGATAATACAGCAAAACCC GGACGGCACCAAGGAGATCCAGTTCAACACGGGTCAGAGAGAGCTTCATACGGCACAGTTCAAGAGACGAGAATATCCCGACGGCACGGTTAAAACCGTTTACTCCGACGGACGACAGGAGACTCGCTACCCCAACGGGCGCGTCAGGCTCAAAAACCCCGAAGGACACGTCGTCATGGACACCTAA
- the cenpj gene encoding centromere protein J isoform X3, protein MTSPDGPQSHLLFRWMASSSQAAGLYVNVSPGEIGSVRSSCTDVSLEDSFSGQFAPLPMSRSSSCTDVDSICPSQSSRSQVSTHTSSEVDMTHPAAGKNQELMHRLQELKLLQQCMQEQLKAHQEEQLQKLQNEQSRLSRMMQTASAYENLKQPWIKSTEQPGSKSSHTTPRDSSVQLVHQQAKEVERTPEPSSEHHSDEDYDRNEECLHFGDRSTCQKDGETEPHDRPIRSGGSAKTFEEMLEEQLGLENEKLSKNSGAPTDAAKVKRPFLRRGEGLSRFTRGKPANPNPFRNRTTSSDTKPTPGIVPSAISGPTVGSHQSSEPKRTSTKTISTTNVVTQRKTAVLNKNNFPPRTSVQVTKALAKAHGHGGHQKVRVEGQNESSGPVQLQSKTNNKPEGQKVLSDIVVDISKGPSRQFQRMDELNTRIAENSFEVWLKERGEHWEKDQHREHVELGEFELLERAADEFSFSSNSSFVNTLLRRDGRRLSSTPVKSPPKSSFPDSRLDDRTDLNEAHSPPVPSADSAAVIEEASARTDEVTSECSGDEQTEESDSSACDNTVFHQPEPFSLQVSAPPYDKRSYQDRDGAESPDADEESYRDSTLADGGGHVEFDDDDTWHEPENSVSSPEKMDDQPDRVLKRKIAISKGAERDRCSNSPVDREPGPPPTCQLVAKLFPALKPKPCPPPPPEVPDSDVHSEQGAGDKNSRSSLLRERLVELETEIERFKKENAALSRLKQENQEIRDNLRKEKADFQQNMAEELDKWEAFKCEESRKLQREKKLFEKHAAAARARPDKRERDEIQSLKQQLNVLQEDLRKREARWTGTQNRLRQQIDSLSAENATLRDQVRTLEKLRLSTWKNAESDREKERGRSGASSNIRTTKSKSPSNGVKSSPESLSKKMESLGVQNPSKNPAKSSGTTSSTACQKEPSFPVTSPLHVIESEEAERPRDVTGKCELEQEESTDGKIEKTCPDGGRLTIFPNGTRKQVSADGLSVTITFFNGDIKQMMPDQRVIYYYAEAQTTHTTYPDGLEVLQFPNNQIEKHFTDGHKEITFPDQTVKNLYPDGREESVLLDGTIIQQNPDGTKEIQFNTGQRELHTAQFKRREYPDGTVKTVYSDGRQETRYPNGRVRLKNPEGHVVMDT, encoded by the exons ATGACGTCTCCAGATGGACCACAGTCTCACCTCCTGTTCCGCTGGATGGCGAGCAGCTCTCAGGCCGCCGGATTGTATGTAAACGTCTCTCCAGGAGAAATAGGTTCTGTCAGGAGCAGCTGTACGGATGTGTCCTTAGAGGACTCGTTCAGCGGACAGTTCGCCCCCTTACCCATGTCCAGAAGCAGTAGCTGCACGGATGTGGACTCCATCTGTCCTTCACAGTCCAGCAGGTCCCAGGTctccacacacaccagcagtgaAGTGGACATGACTCACCCTGCTGCAGGAAAGAACCAGGAACTCATGCACAGGCTTCAAGAA CTGAAGCTGCTGCAGCAGTGCATGCAAGAACAACTAAAAGCCCACCAAGAGGAGCAGCTACAAAAACTGCAGAACGAACAATCAAGGCTCTCGAGGATGATGCAGACCGCCTCAG CGTATGAAAATCTAAAACAGCCTTGGATCAAAAGCACAGAGCAGCCAGGATCAAAGTcttcacacacaacacccaGAGATTCATCAGTTCAGCTTGTACACCAGCAGGCCAAAGAAGTGGAAAGGACACCGG AGCCGAGTTCTGAACATCACAGCGACGAAGATTACGATCGTAACGAAGAATGTCTGCATTTTGGCGACAGAAGCACGTGCCAAAAAGACGGCGAAACGGAGCCACACGACAG GCCGATCAGGTCGGGTGGCAGCGCGAAGACGTTCGAAGAGATGCTGGAAGAGCAGCTGGGGCTGGAGAACGAGAAGCTAAGCAAGAATTCG GGAGCTCCGACCGATGCGGCAAAGGTGAAGAGGCCGTTTCTGAGGCGAGGTGAAGGCTTGTCCAGGTTCACTAGAGGCAAACccgctaaccctaacccattcAGGAACAGGACGACTAGTTCAGACACCAAACCCACACCAGGCATCGTTCCCTCAGCCATTTCAGGCCCGACCGTAGGATCCCACCAGAGCTCAGAGCCGAAACGGACTTCTACAAAAACTATAAGTACGACAAATGTCGTAACCCAGCGTAAGACTGCTGTACTGAACAAAAACAACTTTCCACCGAGGACTTCAGTACAAGTAACAAAGGCTTTGGCTAAAGCTCATGGTCACGGGGGCCATCAGAAAGTCAGAGTAGAAGGCCAGAACGAGAGCTCTGGACCTGTCCAACTCCAAAGTAAGACTAATAATAAGCCTGAAGGTCAGAAGGTCCTCTCGGATATCGTGGTCGATATCAGTAAAGGACCATCAAGGCAGTTTCAGAGAATGGATGAGCTAAATACTCGTATCGCAGAGAATTCGTTCGAGGTGTGGCTGAAAGAGCGTGGTGAACACTGGGAAAAAGATCAGCACCGTGAACATGTGGAGCTCGGTGAGTTTGAGCTGCTTGAGCGAGCAGCCGACGAGTTCTCTTTTTCCAGTAATTCGTCTTTCGTCAACACACTTTTGCGGCGGGACGGTAGACGCCTTTCCTCCACTCCTGTCAAATCACCACCAAAATCCTCGTTTCCTGACTCTCGTCTCGACGACCGTACCGACCTTAACGAGGCTCACAGTCCACCGGTACCTTCTGCGGACAGCGCGGCCGTGATAGAAGAAGCAAGCGCGCGAACGGACGAAGTGACGTCCGAGTGTTCCGGAGACGAACAAACGGAAGAGTCCGATTCCTCAGCGTGCGACAACACGGTTTTTCACCAGCCAGAACCTTTCAGCCTCCAGGTTTCAGCTCCACCCTACGATAAGCGATCTTATCAAGACAGAGACGGTGCTGAAAGTCCAGATGCAGACGAGGAGAGCTACAGAGACTCGACTCTTGCGGACGGCGGAGGTCATGTCGAGTTCGATGACGACGACACGTGGCACGAGCCAGAGAACTCCGTGAGCAGTCCTGAAAAGATGGACGATCAGCCGGATCGGGTACTGAAGAGGAAGATCGCCATTTCAAAGGGAGCCGAGCGTGATCGTTGTTCTAACAGCCCAGTAGACCGTGAGCCAGGGCCACCACCAACATGCCAGTTGGTAGCAAAGCTGTTTCCAGCTCTGAAGCCAAAACcgtgtcctcctcctcctccagaaGTGCCAGATTCAGACGTCCATAGCGAACAAGGAGCAGGTGACAAAAACA GCAGATCATCTTTACTCCGTGAGCGCTTGGTGGAACTGGAGACCGAGATCGAGCGCTTCAAGAAAGAAAACGCTGCACTGAGCCGACTCAAGCAGGAAAACCAGGAGATTCGGGATAATCTGAG GAAGGAGAAAGCAGACTTTCAacaaaacatggcagaagaacTCGACAAATGGGAGGCGTTTAAGTGCGAGGAAAGCCGGAAGCTCCAACGTGAGAAGAAGTTGTTTGAGAAACACGCAGCAGCTGCAAGGGCAAGACCTGACAAACGGGAACGAGACGAGATACAG tctcTGAAACAGCAGCTAAACGTTCTGCAGGAGGATTTAAGAAAGCGAGAGGCTCGTTGGACCGGCACTCAGAACCGCCTCAGGCAGCAGATAGACTCCCTCAGTGCAGAGAACGCTACTCTACGAGACCAGGTCCGAACGCTGGAAAAACTTCGCCTCAGCACCTGGAAAAACGCCGAGTCCGAccgggaaaaagagagagggaggtccGGCGCTTCCAGCAACATCAGGACGACAAAATCCAAG AGCCCCTCCAACGGTGTTAAAAGCAGCCCTGAGAGCCTGAGCAAGAAAATGGAAAGTCTAGGGGTTCAGAATCCTTCCAAAAATCCAGCCAAGTCCTCAGGGACCACAAGCTCTACAG CCTGCCAGAAGGAGCCTTCTTTCCCGGTCACGTCTCCACTCCACGTCATAGAATCTGAG GAAGCGGAAAGGCCAAGGGACGTTACAGGGAAATGTGAACTCGAACAGGAAGAGAGTACAGACGGAAAG ATCGAGAAGACGTGTCCCGACGGAGGACGACTTACCATTTTCCCCAACGGCACGAGGAAACAAGTGTCTGCTGACGGGCTGTCGGTCACCATCACTTTTTTTAACGGCGACATAAAGCAGATGATGCCAGATCAAAGAGTG ATCTATTATTATGCAGAAgctcaaaccacacacaccacctacccCGACGGTCTGGAAGTGCTCCAGTTCCCCAACAACCAGATAG AAAAACACTTCACAGACGGTCATAAAGAGATCACGTTTCCCGATCAGACCGTTAAGAACCTCTACCCTGACGGGAGAGAGGAAAGCGTGCTCTTAGACGGCACGATAATACAGCAAAACCC GGACGGCACCAAGGAGATCCAGTTCAACACGGGTCAGAGAGAGCTTCATACGGCACAGTTCAAGAGACGAGAATATCCCGACGGCACGGTTAAAACCGTTTACTCCGACGGACGACAGGAGACTCGCTACCCCAACGGGCGCGTCAGGCTCAAAAACCCCGAAGGACACGTCGTCATGGACACCTAA